From the Myripristis murdjan chromosome 14, fMyrMur1.1, whole genome shotgun sequence genome, one window contains:
- the grxcr2 gene encoding glutaredoxin domain-containing cysteine-rich protein 2 produces the protein MEELQRKLNQRYEGSKPRKVRFKLASSYSGRVLKHVYEDGQELDSPEEKYPHSFIHRKIPPSHLEMEQLCGFEDMQGDQQDVYPPTGLIAQRINVYRGMGGYRPMVDQAEEAEGDAKSPVLDFGKIIIYTSNLRIIRAPPRKPDASRHHAAPAVVLEGHPQARERGSRRKAKAICAQEEEVENQPSDTEDKEVASCQHCGGSGCAPCSLCHGSKLSMLANRFNESISDLRCQACYPHGLEKCQSCSSK, from the exons ATGGAGGAGCTCCAGAGGAAACTGAATCAGCGCTATGAAGGCAGCAAGCCCAGAAAG GTGAGGTTCAAGCTGGCGTCATCGTACAGCGGCCGCGTCCTGAAGCACGTGTACGAGGATGGTCAGGAACTGGACAGCCCGGAGGAGAAATACCCTCACAGCTTCATCCACCGCAAGATCCCCCCCAGCCACCTGGAGATGGAgcagctctgtgggtttgaggaCATGCAGGGGGACCAACAGG atgTGTATCCTCCCACAGGGCTCATTGCCCAGAGAATAAACGTGTACAGAGGGATGGGAGGCTACAGACCCATGGTCGACCAAGCtgaggaagcagagggagaTGCCAAA TCCCCGGTGCTGGACTTTGGCAAGATCATCATCTACACCAGCAATCTGCGCATCATCAGAGCACCACCGAGGAAGCCCGACGCCTCGCGACACCACGCAGCGCCCGCTGTGGTCTTGGAGGGCCACCCACAGGCCAGGGAGCgggggagcaggaggaaggcGAAAGCAATCTGCgcccaggaggaggaggtggagaaccAGCCCAGTGACACAGAGGACAAG GAGGTAGCCAGTTGCCAGCATTGTGGTGGTTCGGGCTGTGctccctgctctctgtgtcACGGCAGCAAGCTGTCCATGCTGGCGAACCGCTTCAATGAGTCCATCAGTGATCTGCGCTGCCAAGCCTGCTACCCCCATGGTCTGGAGAAGTGCCAGTCCTGCTCCAGCAAATAG